The DNA segment CAGCACGTTGGGGTACACCTGAGGATTTGATGGGACCGGCTGTGTTCCTTGCATCAGATGCATCTGATTTCGTCAACGGACATATATTGTATGTTGATGGCGGTATACTTGCTTATATTGGCAAACAACCTTGATTGTTTTTAAGGTTAAAATATAAAATAGATGCCAGGCTGAGTCTGACATCTATTTTTTTTATATTATAATTAAATTGTTTACATGATAAGTTTGTATTATGACATATATACAATAAATAAGGGGGCACACCATATTGGTTATGTCCCCTTATCTTTTAAGCAGTGGGCTTGTTTGCCCATTTTTCTTTACAGAAATTAGTTCAGCTCGTTTGTTAATTCTGCACCAGCTTTAAATTTAGCTACTTTTTTAGCAGCAATTTGTATTTTCTGTTTTGTTGCAGGGTTAATGCCTTCACGGGCTGGGCGCTCGTTTACACTGAATGTACCGAAACCAACCAATGCTATTTTATCACCTTTAACTAAAGCCTCTTTAAGAGCTTTTACTGTAGCGTCCAAAGCCTTCTTTGAATCGCCTTTAGAAAGACCTGATGCAGCTGCGATCTGATCAATTAATTCTGACTTATTCATAAAACTGATTTATTAATTAGTTAATATATTATTTATAGCCTTATTTTATTCGCAAATATAGGTTAATCATTTCATTTTTCAAACAAAAAATAAAAAAAAGTTGAGAATTTAGTGAAAAAAAGTCTCTATAGAGCACCTTTTGTGCGTTAAAACAGATATTTTTAGTACTTTTGCCGTTGCTATTATATTAAATAAGAAAAAGCATAATGATACGCATACCGACTATAACAAAAAATCTACTTATAATAAACGTTATTGCGTTTATTGCCTCTTTTGTGCTCAAACGTGTAGGTATAGATCTGGATAATATTCTTGGTCTGCATTTCTTCATGGCATCAGATTTTCATCTATATCAGTTGATAACATACATGTTCATGCATGGTGGTATACAGCATATAGTTTTTAATATGTTTGCCCTATGGATGTTTGGTTGCGTAATTGAAAATGTGTGGGGACCAAAGAAATTCCTTTTTTATTACATTTTATGCGGTATCGGGGCCGGCGTTATGCAAGAGATAGCTCAGCTCGTGTCATTTTATTTCATCGCAACAGGAGCTTCTCACGTATCAAGCATATCAGATCTTATACTTATCGGTCAGACAAATGCAAATGCCCTTAATGCTTGGACCACTATTGGTGCATCAGGAGCTGTATATGCTATTCTTCTTGCATTCGGTATGCTATTCCCTGAAGAGAAACTATTCATATTCCCTTTGCCTATTCCTATAAAGGCAAAATGGTTTGTCATCTTTTATGTTGTGATTGAGCTGGTTTCAGCGTTAGCTACACCAGGTGATCAGGTAGCACATTTTGCTCATCTTGGTGGTATGCTTTTCGGATTTATTCTGATACGCTACTGGCAGAAGCACCCTACAATAGGATATAATGGTTATGGGCAGTCTATGGGACATCAGTTCTTTGACCGATTGAAAACCAACTGGGATAATCATACAAAGAAAAAGCCAAAGAATAATTCGGATAAAACCTATAATGCAGATGAAAACAAGGACTGGGAATACAATGCTCGCAAAAAAGTTAAACAAGAAGAAATAGATCGTATCTTGGACAAAGTGAGGCGCAGCGGGTATGACAGTCTAAGTAAAGAAGAGAAGCAAAAACTCTTTGACAGTAGTAGAAACAATAATGCTTAAGAAACTGAAGACGATAACATTACAGATGATAGCAGGTGCTAATATTGCAACGATCATCATAATGTTCTTCTTGGGATTTTCCGATTACGTATATCCGGCCAGTCATCCTTATATAGCTTGCGCAGGTCTGATGTTTCCTTTGTTTTTGTTCTTTAATTTACTGTTCCTTATATTCTGGGTCTTATTCCACTTCAGGGGAGTGTGGATACCTGTGCTGGGATTTATCGTATGCTATGCTTCAATCAGTGTGTATTATCCCATAAACAAGAGCAAAAAGGTTCCTTCTGGAGCAATAAAAATACTTTCTTACAATGTGGAATCTTTTGGTATAGATTCTGTTAATGCTGACGGTACCTATCCTGTCGTTGAGTATATACGCAATAGTGATGCAGATATAGTATGCCTGCAAGAGGATATGGCTGATGAACAGTTGCGTAATAAAATCAACAACAGACTATCACGTTATAAGTATCGTGATATAACCAAAATAGGTGATACAAATGGTATGGGATTTTATAGTCGTTATCCTATAGTTTCGAAAGAGAGAATATTGTATGAATCCAAAAATAATGGTTCAATGGCATATCATTTGAAAATAGGAACCGATACCATTCTTGTTATAAACAACCATTTTGAAAACTGTCATCTGACCCAAGATGATCGCAAGTCATACAAGGAAATATTAAAGGGACAAATGAAAAAAGACACTGCAAAAATAGAATCAAAGAAGTTGATGCAGCGACTTGCACTTTCTGGTGCTATCAGATGTCACCAAGTCGATAAAGTCGTAGAATATATAAAAGCCCATAGCAGAGAAAGTATTATATTGTGTGGAGACTTCAATGACAATCCAATATCCTATTCTCGTAGAATGATAGCTAAAGAACTAACCGACTGTTATGTCAAGACAGGTAATGGTATAGGCATATCTTATAATCGCAGAGGGTTTTATGTAAGAATAGACAATATAATGTGCTCATCAGATTGGACCCCATATAATTGCAAAGTAGATAAAAAAACAAAAGCATCTGATCACTATCCTATCTATTGTTGGATGAAAAAGCACCGTAAACTCTAAAAAATAATGGAAAAACGCTTATAAATTTTCCGTAATGTGAAAAAATGACTATATTTGCAAGTCTTTATGGCAATGAAAAATAATAATTAAATAATATCTAATAAAAAAATGCAAAACAAAGGATTAGTAAAGTTTATCACGCTATTGCTTATTTTGGTGTGTGTCTTCTATCTTTCCTTCTCGTTTGTAACGCGACATTACGAAAGTAAAGCTGCGGCAATGGAAAAAGTTAAGAAAGGCTCAGGCCAGGAATATCTTGATTCATTGAAAAACGAGAAAGTCTACATGGGAGTTTACTCACTTAAACAGTGTGGTGACATGGAAATCGGTCTCGGACTTGATTTGAAGGGCGGTATGAACGTTATTCTTGAGGTTTCAGTACCAGACGTAATCGAAGTTTTGGCAGATCACAAGACTGATGCTGCATTCGTAAAGTCAATGAACGAAGCTAAGGCTGAAGAAGAACAAAGTCATAGTGATTTCATTTCTCTGTTTGTAAGTGCTTATAAACAGAATGCTCCGGGACATCATCTTGCAGAAATTTTTGCTACACAGCAAATGAAGGGTAAAGTTAGTACTTCAAGTTCTAACTCTGAAGTTGAGAGGGCATTGCGCGCAGAGGTTTCTTCTGCAGTAGACAATTCTTACAACGTTGTACGTAACCGTATTGATAAATTCGGTGTAGTTCAGCCTAATATTCAGAAGTTAGAAGGACAGATGGGACGCATCATGGTTGAAATGCCAGGTGTAAAAGAGCCTGAACGTGTTCGTAAATTGCTTCAGGGAAGTGCCAATCTGGAATTTTGGGAGACTTATAATAATCAGGAGATTGCACCATATTTACAGCAGTTGGATTCAAGATTAGCCAATGGAGCTGATACCGCTTCTGCTAAAAAAGATACAGCAAGTGTTGGGGCTTCTTCTGTAAAAACAGGAAATTTGGCAGCTGCACTTAGTGCCAAAGCAGGTGCAAAGAACAAAGCTAAAGAAAATGCTCAGGTCGCTCAGGCTAAGAAGGCGCATCCTTTGTTCTCAATATTCCAACCTTCACAGGGTGAGAGTATGAGTGTAGTAGGTTATGCATCTTTTCGCGATACAGCAGCTATAGACCGAATGATTTATTCTCAGGTAGCAAAACAAGTGTTGCCTTCAGATGTTAAATTACTTTGGAGTGCTAAATCAGCTGAGTTTGACAAGAAGGGTGAAATATTCGAACTTCATGCTATTAAGGTTACAGAATCTTCAGGGCGTGCTCCTCTAGAGGGGAATGTTATCATAAATGCAAAGGATGAGTTTGATAATTTTGGACGTCCATGCGTAAGTATGCAGATGAACCCAGACGGTGCTCGTCGTTGGGCTCAACTTACTAAAGCCAACATAGGCAAAGCTATCGCTATTGTTCTTGATGGTTCTGTATACAGTGCACCACGTGTAAGTGGTGAAATTGATGGTGGTAGCTCTAATATTAGTGGTAACTTTACTATTGAGGATACAAAAGACCTCGCAAATACATTGAAGTCTGGTAAGATGCCGGCTCCTACACGTATTGTTCAAGAGGAAATAGTAGGACCATCGCTTGGTGCTGAATCTATCCAGCAAGGTATTTCTTCATTTGCCATCGCATTTGTACTCTTGATGGTATACATGGTACTTCTTTATGATGTCATACCTGGTATGCTGGCAAATATGGCAATGATGTTCAACCTATTCTTTACTCTTGGAATATTAACGTCTTTTCAGGCGGCGCTTACAATGCCTGGAATTGCCGGTATAGTCCTGTCGTTGAGTATAGCGGTGGATGCGAATGTGCTTATATACGAACGAACAAAAGAGGAACTCCGAGCAGGTAAAAATGCACGAGATGCAATGAAGGCCGGTTATTCCAAAGCTTTCTCTGCTATCTTTGACTCCAACTTTACTTCTATCATAACAGGTGTTATCCTGTATGTATTCGGAACAGGTCCTATACGTGGTTTCGCAACTACATTGATTATCGGTATTTGCTGTTCATTCTTTACAGCTGTCTTCATGACACGTCTTGTATTTGAACATCAGATGAGACACGATAGATGGCTGAATCAGAATTTTGTAACGAAATTCTCTCGTCATATGCTTCAGAATACCAAGATAAACTTTATTGGTTATTATAAAAAGGCATTTTATATCACGGTTGTATTGATAGCAGTATTTATAGCATGTTTCTTTGTTCGTGGATTGAGTAAGAGCATTGATTTTACTGGAGGACGTAACTATGTTGTTAAATTTGATAAAGCGATTGAACCAGAGCAGGTACGCGATGCAATCACTCCATACTTCCCTAATAGTACAGTTGGAGCAATATCTCTTGGCACAGATCATAAGACAATACGTATCTCTACTAACTATAAGATTGAGTCAAACAAATCATCTGTAGATGGTGAGGTTGAGACAATTCTGTTTAAGGCTTTGACAAAATCAAAGATGATTACACAGAAGAGTGTAGATGAATTCAAAAAACCAGATGTTGGACAAGGTGGCTCTATAATCAGTAGTACAAAGGTAGGACCTTCTGTAGCAAAGGACATAACTTATGGCGCTATTGTCAGTGTAATACTGTCATTAATAGCCATCTTCCTTTATATACTTCTTCGTTTCAGAAACATGGCTTATTCTGTAGGTTCTACTATAGCTTTAGCAATAGATACTGTAATCGTAATTGGATTCTATTCAATGCTATGGGGCATTGTGCCATTCTCGCTTGAGATAGACCAAACGTTTATTGGAGCTATTCTTACCATAACAGGTTATTCCGTTATTGATAAGGTCGTTGTTTTTGATCGTGTTCGTGAGATATTCCATTTGCGTGGAAATAAAGGCGATATACATCAAACATTCAATGATGCATTGAATGCTACATTGAGCCGTACCGTTAATACTTCAATGACCGTGTTAATTGTATTGCTCTGTATCTTCTTCTTCGGTGGAGAAAGTATACGTAGCTTCTCGTTCGCTATGGTTATTGGTGTAATATTCGGTACTTTGTCATCAGTATTTGTTGCGGCTCCTATTGCTTACCTTATAATGGAGCGTGAGGCCAAAAATGATAAAGGGCATGAGGCTGAAATGGTTGAGGCTAAAGTTTAATTAAACAGTAGAGTTTGCAACTCTGTAAAAATAAAATAATGGAATGTAACACTCTTATTTATGAGAATGTGTTACATTCCTTTTTATATAAGATAAAACACTCGGGGTCGAATTAGTAGTGGAACTTTTAAAGTCTTGTTAGAATGAGTAAGATTGATATAACATCCAGAGAATGGTGCGATATAATCTTTGATGGTAAAAATAAAAAATACGGTGCATACAAGATACGTACCGAATCTACACACCGTTATATGGTTGTGCTTCTAATATTACTGGCATCTGTATTATTACCGTTGCTTTTCATATCTTTGTCTACTGTCTTTACGAGTAATAAGTCGAAGGTGATAGATGTAGTGCAGTTATCTGATATGAAACCTGCAGAAAACAAATATCGCTTGGCTGTGCAGTCGATGGGGCTTGCTCCACAAATGCGGAAAAGTGTGATTGATCATGCTAAATCTGATGTCCCGGTAATTAAACCAGATAAAGATGTAAATGATGCTGATCAGACATCTCAAAGTAAGGATGGACAGGGTGTTAATATAAGTGTTGCAGGAGTGCCTGCAGACACTACAGGCTTTAATAATAAGACAACACTTCATAACGCTGTAAATGCTAATGAAGATAAACCTATATTCAGAATAATAGAACAATTGCCCGAATACCCCGGAGGAGCAACTGCTTTTATGAAGTGGCTGACTAAAAACTTGAAGTATCCAATAGCTGAACAACAACAAAAAGTTGCAGGAAAAGTAGTCGTTCAGTTTATTGTAAATAAGAATGGTTCAATCTCGGATATAAAGATAATCCAATCCTTGAATGAGGCATGTGATAAGGAAGTTATCAGAGTCTTGAACATGATGCCAAAGTGGAAACCTGGAACAGAAAAAGGTAAGCCAGTACGTACAAAATGTGTCATACCTATCGTATTCAAAATGGTATGATAGATCCTAGCCTTTGTTTATTTTTTCCTTTATAATAGAACAGACGTCACTTATTATGCCTAACATATCTTTTGGTAAATATTCAAGTGCTGCATCAGTAATATTGTCAGGTATATCATAATAAGCCTCTGCTATAGCACCGGCAATATTGGCTTTGGTGT comes from the Xylanibacter oryzae DSM 17970 genome and includes:
- a CDS encoding HU family DNA-binding protein produces the protein MNKSELIDQIAAASGLSKGDSKKALDATVKALKEALVKGDKIALVGFGTFSVNERPAREGINPATKQKIQIAAKKVAKFKAGAELTNELN
- a CDS encoding rhomboid family intramembrane serine protease: MIRIPTITKNLLIINVIAFIASFVLKRVGIDLDNILGLHFFMASDFHLYQLITYMFMHGGIQHIVFNMFALWMFGCVIENVWGPKKFLFYYILCGIGAGVMQEIAQLVSFYFIATGASHVSSISDLILIGQTNANALNAWTTIGASGAVYAILLAFGMLFPEEKLFIFPLPIPIKAKWFVIFYVVIELVSALATPGDQVAHFAHLGGMLFGFILIRYWQKHPTIGYNGYGQSMGHQFFDRLKTNWDNHTKKKPKNNSDKTYNADENKDWEYNARKKVKQEEIDRILDKVRRSGYDSLSKEEKQKLFDSSRNNNA
- a CDS encoding endonuclease/exonuclease/phosphatase family protein, with amino-acid sequence MTVVETIMLKKLKTITLQMIAGANIATIIIMFFLGFSDYVYPASHPYIACAGLMFPLFLFFNLLFLIFWVLFHFRGVWIPVLGFIVCYASISVYYPINKSKKVPSGAIKILSYNVESFGIDSVNADGTYPVVEYIRNSDADIVCLQEDMADEQLRNKINNRLSRYKYRDITKIGDTNGMGFYSRYPIVSKERILYESKNNGSMAYHLKIGTDTILVINNHFENCHLTQDDRKSYKEILKGQMKKDTAKIESKKLMQRLALSGAIRCHQVDKVVEYIKAHSRESIILCGDFNDNPISYSRRMIAKELTDCYVKTGNGIGISYNRRGFYVRIDNIMCSSDWTPYNCKVDKKTKASDHYPIYCWMKKHRKL
- the secDF gene encoding protein translocase subunit SecDF codes for the protein MQNKGLVKFITLLLILVCVFYLSFSFVTRHYESKAAAMEKVKKGSGQEYLDSLKNEKVYMGVYSLKQCGDMEIGLGLDLKGGMNVILEVSVPDVIEVLADHKTDAAFVKSMNEAKAEEEQSHSDFISLFVSAYKQNAPGHHLAEIFATQQMKGKVSTSSSNSEVERALRAEVSSAVDNSYNVVRNRIDKFGVVQPNIQKLEGQMGRIMVEMPGVKEPERVRKLLQGSANLEFWETYNNQEIAPYLQQLDSRLANGADTASAKKDTASVGASSVKTGNLAAALSAKAGAKNKAKENAQVAQAKKAHPLFSIFQPSQGESMSVVGYASFRDTAAIDRMIYSQVAKQVLPSDVKLLWSAKSAEFDKKGEIFELHAIKVTESSGRAPLEGNVIINAKDEFDNFGRPCVSMQMNPDGARRWAQLTKANIGKAIAIVLDGSVYSAPRVSGEIDGGSSNISGNFTIEDTKDLANTLKSGKMPAPTRIVQEEIVGPSLGAESIQQGISSFAIAFVLLMVYMVLLYDVIPGMLANMAMMFNLFFTLGILTSFQAALTMPGIAGIVLSLSIAVDANVLIYERTKEELRAGKNARDAMKAGYSKAFSAIFDSNFTSIITGVILYVFGTGPIRGFATTLIIGICCSFFTAVFMTRLVFEHQMRHDRWLNQNFVTKFSRHMLQNTKINFIGYYKKAFYITVVLIAVFIACFFVRGLSKSIDFTGGRNYVVKFDKAIEPEQVRDAITPYFPNSTVGAISLGTDHKTIRISTNYKIESNKSSVDGEVETILFKALTKSKMITQKSVDEFKKPDVGQGGSIISSTKVGPSVAKDITYGAIVSVILSLIAIFLYILLRFRNMAYSVGSTIALAIDTVIVIGFYSMLWGIVPFSLEIDQTFIGAILTITGYSVIDKVVVFDRVREIFHLRGNKGDIHQTFNDALNATLSRTVNTSMTVLIVLLCIFFFGGESIRSFSFAMVIGVIFGTLSSVFVAAPIAYLIMEREAKNDKGHEAEMVEAKV
- a CDS encoding energy transducer TonB, producing the protein MSKIDITSREWCDIIFDGKNKKYGAYKIRTESTHRYMVVLLILLASVLLPLLFISLSTVFTSNKSKVIDVVQLSDMKPAENKYRLAVQSMGLAPQMRKSVIDHAKSDVPVIKPDKDVNDADQTSQSKDGQGVNISVAGVPADTTGFNNKTTLHNAVNANEDKPIFRIIEQLPEYPGGATAFMKWLTKNLKYPIAEQQQKVAGKVVVQFIVNKNGSISDIKIIQSLNEACDKEVIRVLNMMPKWKPGTEKGKPVRTKCVIPIVFKMV